One window of Triticum dicoccoides isolate Atlit2015 ecotype Zavitan chromosome 5A, WEW_v2.0, whole genome shotgun sequence genomic DNA carries:
- the LOC119301560 gene encoding protein GAMETE EXPRESSED 1-like, which translates to MRKNASFVLLILACLWLCPRRGSGFSWNIFSSPSSSAAGNSPPMMELDGAVADFSMDVTNNPRGVKLLENARNKLAGPKNCWQDAYRNLFAGCGEIMADKERQARLAWHLSSCYQEDSGRPAFPSCAGGSRMVHCRKKLGDSESKLFLEFFLETNTLCHQLQAEAFKHSTERLVNDLTRSSKSAEEKLEVIEARSEEIIRESGKVRDALSSIEAQADRLAETSKGVGAQIDDVLAHSRTISDQSKEIAASQAELKEGQAEMRKKIEAGMERIQESYDQLGDGMGKLTEEAVGIQKEIATVGDLMSSKMLVLQGTADEIGSVAGKSLENQMQLLDGQNKAMDGLTSLHTFQSQALEESRETLEKFALFGQRQQEELLSKQEQIRQAHDHLILNSHSILAAQEEFRAKQANIFAALDKLYILHNAILAESRFIKAFFFYCCIVFLIYMLTSAKQTFSIRGQLYFGLCITLLLEMGLIKIAAGNLDNQFWVLSKVFLVRLLFLAAATIQILHSIFTFRDYEVLNHRLLQTLVDKVRTLEENAGDRMLWYGSESDESLRNYSWVFDELTDEADSTADPNYALPEQTRRRYGALPEEVAENSITTSGSRRYNLRRRSKQ; encoded by the exons ATGAGGAAGAACGCATCGTTTGTCCTGTTGATTTTGGCCTGCCTGTGGCTGTGCCCTCGGCGGGGCAGCGGGTTCTCATGGAACATTTTCTCGTCTCCGTCCTCCTCGGCGGCCGGTAACAGTCCCCCGATGATGGAGCTCGACGGCGCGGTGGCCGACTTCTCCATGGACGTCACCAACAACCCGCGAGGGGTGAAGCTGCTGGAGAACGCGCGGAACAAGCTCGCGGGGCCCAAGAACTGCTGGCAGGACGCGTACCGGAACCTCTTCGCCGGCTGCGGCGAGATCATGGCCGACAAGGAGCGGCAGGCGCGCCTCGCGTGGCACCTCAGCAGCTGCTACCAGGAGGACtcgggccggccggccttcccgtCCTGCGCCGGCGGGTCCAGGATGGTGCACTGCCGCAAGAAGCTGGGCGACTCGGAGAGCAAGTTGTTCCTCGAGTTCTTCCTGGAGACCAACACGCTGTGCCACCAGCTGCAGGCGGAGGCCTTCAAGCACAGCACGGAGCGGCTGGTGAACGACCTCACGCGCTCCTCCAAGTCGGCGGAGGAGAAGCTGGAGGTGATCGAGGCGCGGTCGGAGGAGATCATCAGGGAGTCCGGCAAGGTGCGGGACGCGCTGTCGTCCATCGAGGCGCAGGCGGACCGCCTCGCGGAGACGTCCAAGGGCGTGGGCGCGCAGATCGACGACGTGCTGGCGCACTCCAGGACCATCTCCGACCAGTCCAAGGAGATCGCCGCCTCCCAGGCGGAGCTCAAGGAAGGGCAGGCCGAGATGAGGAAGAAGATCGAGGCcggcatggagcgcatccaggagtCGTACGATCAGCTGGGGGACGGGATGGGGAAGCTCACGGAGGAGGCCGTGGGCATTCAGAAGGAGATCGCAACTGTCGGCGACCTGATGTCTTCCAAGATGCTGGTTCTCCAGGGCACTGCCGATGAGATTGGGAGTGTGGCGGGCAAATCGTTGGAGAATCAGATGCAGCTCTTGGATGGGCAGAACAAGGCCATGGATGGATTGACTAGCCTCCACACCTTTCAGTCCCAGGCTCTCGAGGAAAGCAG GGAAACTTTGGAGAAATTTGCACTGTTTGGGCAGCGTCAGCAGGAAGAGCTGTTGTCGAAGCAGGAGCAGATCCGGCAGGCTCATGATCATCTCATCCTGAATTCACACTCCATACTAGCAGCTCAG GAGGAGTTCAGAGCGAAGCAGGCCAACATCTTCGCGGCGCTGGACAAGCTCTACATCCTCCACAACGCCATTCTAGCCGAGTCCCGCTTCATCAAGGCCTTCTTCTTCTACTGCTGCATCGTCTTCCTCATCTACATGCTCACCAGCGCCAAGCAGACCTTCAGCATCAGAGGCCAACTTTACTTCG GTCTGTGCATCACGCTCCTGCTAGAGATGGGTCTGATCAAGATCGCAGCCGGCAACTTGGACAACCAGTTCTGGGTCCTGTCCAAGGTGTTCTTGGTCAGATTGCTGTTCCTGGCCGCCGCCACTATCCAGATCTTGCATTCCATATTCACGTTCAG GGACTACGAAGTTCTGAACCACCGGCTGCTCCAGACGCTGGTGGACAAGGTCCGGACACTGGAGGAGAACGCAGGCGACAGGATGCTCTGGTACGGCTCGGAGAGCGACGAGAGCCTGAGGAACTACTCGTGGGTCTTCGACGAGCTGACGGATGAGGCGGACAGCACAGCCGACCCTAACTACGCCCTGCCGGAGCAAACCCGCCGGAGGTACGGCGCCCTGCCGGAAGAGGTCGCCGAGAACTCCATCACCACGTCGGGTAGCCGGAGGTACAACCTGCGGCGCCGGAGCAAGCAGTGA